Sequence from the Prunus persica cultivar Lovell chromosome G5, Prunus_persica_NCBIv2, whole genome shotgun sequence genome:
TTTTCCTCGGAATCGTTGTCTTGCACTACGATCTGAACGTTGTACGCTGATTTGAAGAAGAGGGTGTTTGAGTATGCCAGTGAGGGCCACAATATACTGGCTAAAGATGAGGAAGAAGGACTTGATGATGGCGTCCAGGTGGCCACCAGTGGGGCCCTCCAAGATGGGGTTTTGGGAAGAGAGACACGTGGTGGCAGAGGAAGgtttgatgatgatggtgatggctGTGGTGGTGATGCTTTTGAGGGAAGGATGGAAGAGAGGAGCTTGGAGACAGCGGCCATGGCGATGGTGATGGTGGCGTGGCGGGGGCCTCAGTCCAATGGGTTGATTGAATCTAATTTCGTCCCATTATGTCTTGATGAGTCAGCTACTGGGCCATAAGTTTGTGGGCCACATTTGACGTGGCAGCAATTTAAATTAGTCATTTAAAAGTAATTTTGTAGCCATTAGCTCAATTGGTGATAGTGGATGGAAAATTAAGATTTCTTTCATTGTGACAAAACCGAAGTAATTTTGTAGGTTCCATAGAATGACCACATACTCGATCCCAAGTTACAtggattgaaaaaataatcaacaaaCAATGTAGGAAACCAGCATTTACAAAATAGCGATATCAATTAGTAGCATGAACTGTACAAAACAGGTAACAAAAAGGCTGacttaatttaaaattttcttttcggtgaacaaaatcaataaattatTGGTATTTCACACTGGATTGTGGGATTATAATTGTCCCTTTGGACAGACTGGAAGGAAGGCCGACATTCTTCGAAATGGATGTAGCTTCTGGTGAATCTAGTGCTCGAGAAGCTTGGAGGGCCATCTCAGCATGGAGTTGTAGGCATGCCATAGCCATCTACGACACAAAGGATATATGTCAACAACCAGTCATGGTGGCATAGGTAAATTAAATCAACGTTGCAGCAATtaaaaacaatcaaacaaagaagaaagtgatATGGCATTGAATGGAGAAAGGTTTCAGAGGGGCGGGGCGGGGTGGGGACTATAGGCGTCCCTTATGGAGCTTTAGGATTAGTTGTTTACCGTATAGCACTCTCTATCGTTGTCTGATTCAGCTACCTGAAGCGCCCATGTGCGCACCCATTCAAGCCCGTTTGAAATTTCGACGTTTCCTTCAACTAAGGAGGTTGCTACATAAGAGGGATGAAGAGATAGCAATACGCATGAAGCTGCAAAAAGAACAGCTTTTCTAACATAAGCTTCCTTGTGAAGACATACCTCCCTGCATGAAGGTTAAAACGACAGGGTTTAGTGAAATAAATACAGTTTAATGTATATATGCAATGGGGAAGCTGCTATTAGAATATCATAACCTAATCATCATTTCATTCACACAGAGATTTTGCAGTCAGTACCTGGATTTTAGCATATCTAGAAGAGGGGCAGCCAGTGCAGAGGCTTCTGGATGCATGGCTGCACATTTCATACAAACACCAAGCATATAGATGAGTTTTCCCAGGACGATAAAATCTCTATCAAGCAAGTCAACACCCTGCCTTTTCTTATCAAAGCCCTGCATGGCAGGGAGCATAAATGCTGCTGCATTCACCGGAAACTTATTATGGGACCATTCTAATTGGGCTTCTTGTTTATTTGCTGATCTTAGGCTCCATTGCCGCGTTTTGCCTCTCTTAATCTGACCAGGTTTTGAAGGAAGTTCCCTCTCATAACGATTCGTCCAATTCAGTAAAGATCTTGATTCTGAAATCTCTTTCCAGGGACCAGATCCAGGGGGCCCTATGTCGCTTGGCAAGAACCAAGCTTGGGTCTCTGACGTGGTTGCTATGAGGGCCCTAGCCTGTTGAGGCTTTATAATTTTAGTATGAGCAAGCTCCTGAGCAGCCTCAGTCATGACATCAAGTATCATTATGCGTTGACTGACATCCACATTAGGTGAATATAGTAGTTTGTTTAAAGTCCCAAGAGACTCCAAAGGACATGTGACAAGCAAAGCAACCAATGCTCTCTGTCTCTTGTCTTCAGCTGAATCTTCCTCACCTTCTACAGCCAAGTCAGAGCAACGAACCTGAACTAGAGTTCTGACAAGATCACTTGCTACATGCTTAAGCTCATCAGGCGACGCTCTGACAAGCTTTTCAGCAACAGCAAGAGCATTCTCCACCTgcaatatgaaaataaatgtaACGATCCAGATGAGAATTTGGTACACCAAATTTTCAAAGCTGACTGCCAGGGAATCACTGCACTCTGGCAATCCAACCATTGTTTCATACCCACTCCCTAATTATTTAGTTGTATATTTACACGAGCCAAGGACAATATTCATCCAGCTTGTCTAATGTTTCACCCATAGATCTCATAAGCTGCACCAAAAGGTCGATCTCATCTACAGCACAAACTTAGTTGACTAGTGAttattgtaagaaaaacattTGACAAGTATTAAACTAATGTACTTAGTTTACTTACCCCATCAGCATCATCAGATTTCCGAAGTGCCCCAACCACATCAACCAACtgtgaaaattttcttttcaaatctgtgtcatcatCTGCCAAATCATATGGCTGTAAAGATGAGTCACTCGAGACATCGGAATTCTCACTAGCATCATCGTTGTCATCTTCATCAGAGGCTGATTCGTAATTTAGTGTAACTGGATCAATGATCTCGTCTGGATCAACCAACTTAGATtcagttatttttttatttttactctTCCCATTGCTTGCTATCTCATCATTGCCTTTGTGGGTGAAGCCCTTTTCTAGAACTGAGGTAGTAGATATTTCAGTTTTGTCAATACCCTGTTCAGGAGTCCCTTTCTCAGGAGTAGACAACCCAAATTCCCAGTCGATAGTATCCCCAGTGTAGCTATCGTCAAGGTATAGAggattttttgggtcaatcACCTTGGAGAAAGCTAAAGCAACACTGCTGGCCATTTTCCGAATCAAATTATTAGGGCTTTCCAGCCTACCTGCCAGCAAAGAAGACAAGATATAACCGGAAGATACTGACCACCAACATTGCAAGACACTATACCGATAGAGATGGGGAAAAGAATTTACAGCTCACTCCTTTGAGAATTGAGTGCATCACATCCTTAGTCTCATCTAGTTCCTCCTTAGACATCTTCTCCAGGGAAAGGCCTACAGCTGCAGATACATCTGATATTACAAGATTAAGGAgcaacaaaatccaaaaagcAGCATAATGAAAcaatgaaattttctttaatgCAACAGGATTTATTATAGAATAGCTACTTGTGATATATCAGGTATTTCATATTAATCTTTAGGCTTTTAGAGTCTACAAGGTCTCCCGTTGTAAAGTTCAGTCAAGAAGAATCATTAGGATTCATCACAGACTACTACCAGATGCTAGACAAACAAATGAAGAAGGATACAAATTTGCTGCTCAGTTGGGGCTGATTGCACAAACTCCTTATTAGACCATACTGCTACCAGATGCTGCAATGTGTCTAAGAAATTTCGGGTATTATGACCTTTAGCAAGTGAATTACTTTCAGGTGGGCATTCAAGAACAGCAAACTGAAGGATCCATCGCAGGCAACGAACAGGAAATACTTTCCAGAGTAAGAATTTGTCAGCAAACATTGCCCTAATAAAGAGGAAAGCTGAAAATTAAACACTTAATATAACAGGAAATCAAAGATACTTTTAAAAGATCAACACTGGAGCgacaaaaaaaatgtattttccATAAACAATCAGTGTAATATGTCAGAATTGGGAAAACTCTTTATATGCAACACATTGTTTGCATGCCATGGGTAATGTAAAACAATTAAtatctgtcaaaaacaaagatGAAACTGGTGGCACATCTAATTATCTCTGGGCCAGATTTCAGTATATCCAAACAATTTGCCACACCACAACATTCTGCAAAAACAATTTTGATTTCAAGTGCAAAGTTGAAtcttaaatgttaaaatgtgTCCACttaatttgagagagagagagagagagagagagagagagagagagagagagagagagagagagagagagtattcACTGACCTCACTGATATCTGGTATTTAGAAACCCGATGAAATAATAGCCAAAGAATCCAGTAGGCTTCAACATCACTCAAACGTTCAGTTGCAAGCTGATGTAAAAGCTGCTCAGATATTCTTTCCACAGCATAAGAATCTTTCATAGCTTGTATCATATTCAACCAAAATTGGGAACTAGGGTATGATTCAAAAACATCCGAGACAAGTGGATCTATATTTAATGATAATAAGCTCCGTACATGACTAAGAACCCGTGGAATTATTTCGCTTAAAAGCACATctgtgaaaaaggaaaaacacttCGGTTACATATACAAAGGCATCCGACCAGAATACTCTTCTTGCATATCAATTGTCACGCTCAATTAACCAGATAATAGGGGTGGTTCCACTTTTGTTTGAtggaaataattaactactCTGGAAGAGtaagtttttcaaaattgggttgggggggggggggggggggggggggggggggggggaaaaaaaaaaaaaaaacccttttttttttcaaaaaaccttttttttttttggttttaaaaatttaaaattttcccccaaaccccccccccaaaaaacaaaaaaaatttcccccccaaaaaaaaaagggccccTTTTTGGCCTTTTTAAGGGCCCCCccctctttaaaaaaaaacaatttccttttttttcccaaaaaaaaaaatttggggggaacctttttgaaaaaaaaatttttttcttctccgggaaaaaaaacaaaaaagggggggaacaaaaaaaaaaaaaattttcctCCAAAAAAAGGGGcgcatattttttaaaagcccTTTCTGTGTGCAAAACACCCAAAGTGccccctaaaaaaaaaaagtttttgtcCCCCCNNNNNNNNNNNNNNNNNNNNNNNNNNNNNNNNNNNNNNNNNNNNNNNNNNNNNNNNNNNNNNNNNNNNNNNNNNNNNNNNNNNNNNNNNNNNNNNNNNNNGCATTTCCCATGACTGTTTCGCCAGGGTAAGCCTCACGCTGTTTCGTTCAGAAACTAATATATGCATGGTTGCATGACATGCAACATTTTAAATGCTTTATACATTGTTCATGTTCATGTTGCtatatgaaatatatattcGTGTGACGTGGGGGAGGGTGTGGGGGACATATAAGTGAAATCCTGTTCTTTTTGCATAAACACTTTTTAATTGCTGTGCTTAAAATTATAACAGTTACCTACAGATCCACGCCGACATACACGAGAAAATATCTCCCCAACAAATAGTAAGGTCCCATTCATGTCACTTTTAAGGCACGCTCCTTCTTCTAATAGATTCATATTCCTTTCTTCTGCTAGAGAAAGAAGTTGGATGGTAACTTGCTTGAAGAAAAAACTTTAGTACTTCAgtgaagaaaaacaataaaatggcagtaacagaaaagaaaacaatttaacTGCAAATAAGTAGGCATATATATTTCTAATGCCATTCTGATGTCAGATTACCAGAATGCTCACATAGAACATTAAGTTATGTCCCTCATCATAGCATACACTTTTCCAAAGCCTAAACAAGTATATGACTCAATTATCCAGCACAAGACATAAAAGGATACTGTGATGACAGCGAAGTTGGGGCTCTCAATTGTGCTTTGTCAGGTATAGATGCAACGATCTGGGCTACTCTAGATACAGCTGGCTTaagattttcatttatataatCTTCAGAATGGGAAGAACTGCTGAATTCTCTAGCCATCTGGAGCACCCCGTTATTTTCAAGCAAGCAAAGTATGAGTAACCTGTTGTAATGGTAATAAAAGTTCAACAGATTGACTATAGTCACCATCGATATTTCAAATTGGACCTCTTATTGTTATAAATAACCACTGGACAGAAACCGGTCCTCAACCCATACCTTTCAGTATTAGAGTGTACAGCCTTAACATCAAGATCGTCTCTTCCACTCTGATGTAGACAAGGGACCAAGGTCTGAACAACCTCAGCGGCAAGTCCattaacaaagaaaacatcaTAGACATGTTGACGTGCTGAAAAGGGGAAGCAAGCTAGCCAGTCGGAAGCAATATCTGCATGcaa
This genomic interval carries:
- the LOC18777441 gene encoding telomere length regulation protein TEL2 homolog, with translation MENGPKERSEVEAKVLDKVGEVISVVKKAKHVNQVICALHSLAILLFPLDASLLSGAIDERCRELVLGAKAPSADERSEWWQVFYGGAAFSTFARVLLIDIASDWLACFPFSARQHVYDVFFVNGLAAEVVQTLVPCLHQSGRDDLDVKAVHSNTERLLILCLLENNGVLQMAREFSSSSHSEDYINENLKPAVSRVAQIVASIPDKAQLRAPTSLSSHFFFKQVTIQLLSLAEERNMNLLEEGACLKSDMNGTLLFVGEIFSRVCRRGSVDVLLSEIIPRVLSHVRSLLSLNIDPLVSDVFESYPSSQFWLNMIQAMKDSYAVERISEQLLHQLATERLSDVEAYWILWLLFHRVSKYQISVRAMFADKFLLWKVFPVRCLRWILQFAVLECPPESNSLAKGHNTRNFLDTLQHLVAVWSNKEFVQSAPTEQQIYVSAAVGLSLEKMSKEELDETKDVMHSILKGVSCRLESPNNLIRKMASSVALAFSKVIDPKNPLYLDDSYTGDTIDWEFGLSTPEKGTPEQGIDKTEISTTSVLEKGFTHKGNDEIASNGKSKNKKITESKLVDPDEIIDPVTLNYESASDEDDNDDASENSDVSSDSSLQPYDLADDDTDLKRKFSQLVDVVGALRKSDDADGVENALAVAEKLVRASPDELKHVASDLVRTLVQVRCSDLAVEGEEDSAEDKRQRALVALLVTCPLESLGTLNKLLYSPNVDVSQRIMILDVMTEAAQELAHTKIIKPQQARALIATTSETQAWFLPSDIGPPGSGPWKEISESRSLLNWTNRYERELPSKPGQIKRGKTRQWSLRSANKQEAQLEWSHNKFPVNAAAFMLPAMQGFDKKRQGVDLLDRDFIVLGKLIYMLGVCMKCAAMHPEASALAAPLLDMLKSREVCLHKEAYVRKAVLFAASCVLLSLHPSYVATSLVEGNVEISNGLEWVRTWALQVAESDNDRECYTMAMACLQLHAEMALQASRALDSPEATSISKNVGLPSSLSKGTIIIPQSSVKYQ
- the LOC18777410 gene encoding uncharacterized protein LOC18777410; translation: MAAVSKLLSSILPSKASPPQPSPSSSNLPLPPRVSLPKTPSWRAPLVATWTPSSSPSSSSLASILWPSLAYSNTLFFKSAYNVQIVVQDNDSEEKLVGRFRKEVLRAGVLQECKTRRFFENKREKKQRKTRQAARKNRKRYPQSKDPRQDKPEARINDDKEDDNWDYDVELPYH